From the Brassica napus cultivar Da-Ae chromosome A8, Da-Ae, whole genome shotgun sequence genome, one window contains:
- the LOC125577226 gene encoding E3 ubiquitin-protein ligase SIRP1-like isoform X1, whose product METCSREESINQTMEEEEAAVAYWCHMCSRTVDPLMEAETKCPFCASGFVEEMAEEQEQEHSPITNSLLAPILMQVINESSLRTSNQSVDEDAQTESGNDVDSQLQEILRRRRARRSVSVMPLLDGDGDGDRERGSLIVVSGASLSEYFIGPGFEALLQRLTDNDPNRYGTPPAQKEAVEALASVKILEPTLQCSVCLDEFEIGVEAKEMPCEHKFHGECLLPWLELHSSCPVCRYELPSDETKTETARTQPNGDGGGSESSSFSSIQEGSENSDGSHHPEEEEEEDSDDDGDDGVEFSIPWLLSSLFSSSQDSSNPSSGTH is encoded by the exons aTGGAGACTTGTTCTAGG GaggaatcaatcaatcaaaccatggaagaagaagaagctgcagTTGCATACTGGTGCCACATGTGCTCTCGAACTGTGGATCCACTAATGGAAGCTGAGACCAAATGCCCCTTTTGCGCTAGTGGCTTTGTTGAAGAGATGGCCGaggaacaagaacaagaacactCTCCAATTACCAATTCTCTCTTGGCTCCCATCTTGATGCAAGTCATCAATGAATCTTCCCTCCGCACAAGCAACCAAAGTGTTGATGAAGATGCTCAAACCGAATCTGGAAACGATGTGGATTCTCAGCTCCAAGAGATTCTCAGGAGGAGAAGGGCAAGACGTTCCGTTTCCGTTATGCCATTActtgatggtgatggtgatggtgacaGAGAGAGAGGAAGCTTGATCGTGGTCTCTGGTGCTTCTTTGAGTGAGTATTTCATCGGTCCTGGCTTCGAAGCCCTGCTTCAGCGTTTAACAGATAACGATCCCAACAGATACGGAACACCTCCTGCTCAAAAAGAAGCTGTTGAGGCTTTGGCTAGCGTCAAAATCCTGGAGCCTACTCTGCAGTGTTCGGTTTGTTTGGATGAATTTGAGATTGGGGTGGAAGCCAAAGAGATGCCTTGTGAGCACAAGTTTCACGGCGAATGCTTGCTCCCGTGGCTCGAGCTTCATAGTTCCTGTCCGGTTTGTAGGTACGAGTTACCTTCGGACGAGACAAAGACGGAGACTGCAAGAACACAACCAAATGGTGACGGTGGTGGAAGtgagtcttcttctttttcaagcATCCAAGAAGGAAGTGAGAATAGCGATGGAAGTCACCAccctgaggaggaggaggaagaggacagcgatgatgatggtgatgatgggGTTGAATTCTCAATCCCGTGGCTGCTTAGCAGCTTGTTCTCGTCATCCCAAGACAGCAGCAATCCATCGAGTGGTACAcactga
- the LOC125577226 gene encoding E3 ubiquitin-protein ligase SIRP1-like isoform X2, with protein sequence MEEEEAAVAYWCHMCSRTVDPLMEAETKCPFCASGFVEEMAEEQEQEHSPITNSLLAPILMQVINESSLRTSNQSVDEDAQTESGNDVDSQLQEILRRRRARRSVSVMPLLDGDGDGDRERGSLIVVSGASLSEYFIGPGFEALLQRLTDNDPNRYGTPPAQKEAVEALASVKILEPTLQCSVCLDEFEIGVEAKEMPCEHKFHGECLLPWLELHSSCPVCRYELPSDETKTETARTQPNGDGGGSESSSFSSIQEGSENSDGSHHPEEEEEEDSDDDGDDGVEFSIPWLLSSLFSSSQDSSNPSSGTH encoded by the coding sequence atggaagaagaagaagctgcagTTGCATACTGGTGCCACATGTGCTCTCGAACTGTGGATCCACTAATGGAAGCTGAGACCAAATGCCCCTTTTGCGCTAGTGGCTTTGTTGAAGAGATGGCCGaggaacaagaacaagaacactCTCCAATTACCAATTCTCTCTTGGCTCCCATCTTGATGCAAGTCATCAATGAATCTTCCCTCCGCACAAGCAACCAAAGTGTTGATGAAGATGCTCAAACCGAATCTGGAAACGATGTGGATTCTCAGCTCCAAGAGATTCTCAGGAGGAGAAGGGCAAGACGTTCCGTTTCCGTTATGCCATTActtgatggtgatggtgatggtgacaGAGAGAGAGGAAGCTTGATCGTGGTCTCTGGTGCTTCTTTGAGTGAGTATTTCATCGGTCCTGGCTTCGAAGCCCTGCTTCAGCGTTTAACAGATAACGATCCCAACAGATACGGAACACCTCCTGCTCAAAAAGAAGCTGTTGAGGCTTTGGCTAGCGTCAAAATCCTGGAGCCTACTCTGCAGTGTTCGGTTTGTTTGGATGAATTTGAGATTGGGGTGGAAGCCAAAGAGATGCCTTGTGAGCACAAGTTTCACGGCGAATGCTTGCTCCCGTGGCTCGAGCTTCATAGTTCCTGTCCGGTTTGTAGGTACGAGTTACCTTCGGACGAGACAAAGACGGAGACTGCAAGAACACAACCAAATGGTGACGGTGGTGGAAGtgagtcttcttctttttcaagcATCCAAGAAGGAAGTGAGAATAGCGATGGAAGTCACCAccctgaggaggaggaggaagaggacagcgatgatgatggtgatgatgggGTTGAATTCTCAATCCCGTGGCTGCTTAGCAGCTTGTTCTCGTCATCCCAAGACAGCAGCAATCCATCGAGTGGTACAcactga